In a genomic window of Glaciimonas sp. PCH181:
- the lpxD gene encoding UDP-3-O-(3-hydroxymyristoyl)glucosamine N-acyltransferase, with translation MSTRLKQLVESLGGQLIGDADIQVSGIAPLSDATAAHITFLSNPKFRSQATQSQAAAIILSPADDAVVSAVYKGARIVTANPYAYFARTAQFFAALNAPVTPSGIHPSAVVDPSASVAATACIGANVVIEAEAVIGAHVHIMAGCVIGRAVSIGAMTRLHAHVTIYAGCEIGQRGIIHSGVVIGADGFGFANDAGAWVKIPQTGRVLIGDDVEIGANTTIDRGALADTVIEEGVKLDNQIQIAHNCHIGAHTAIAACVGIAGSATIGKYCSIGGAAMIHGHITIVDHVHVSAGTLALRSILEPGQYTGFYPIAKHRDWEKSAALVRNLSTMREKIRTLEKTIELLTEKNNEQS, from the coding sequence ATGAGCACTCGGCTGAAACAACTGGTCGAAAGCTTGGGCGGGCAGTTAATTGGCGATGCGGATATTCAGGTATCCGGCATCGCGCCGTTGAGCGACGCAACGGCGGCACATATTACTTTTCTCTCCAATCCCAAGTTTCGATCTCAAGCTACCCAAAGTCAGGCCGCGGCGATTATTTTATCTCCGGCAGACGATGCGGTTGTTAGCGCAGTTTATAAGGGCGCCCGTATAGTCACCGCGAATCCTTATGCCTATTTCGCGCGAACTGCCCAATTTTTTGCTGCGCTAAATGCGCCTGTAACGCCATCCGGTATTCATCCATCGGCGGTCGTTGATCCATCTGCATCGGTAGCGGCAACGGCCTGTATTGGCGCTAATGTGGTGATTGAGGCTGAAGCGGTGATAGGCGCACATGTGCATATCATGGCAGGGTGCGTGATTGGTCGTGCGGTATCGATAGGCGCAATGACCCGCTTGCATGCGCATGTCACCATTTACGCAGGGTGCGAAATTGGTCAGCGCGGTATCATTCATTCAGGCGTAGTCATAGGCGCTGACGGCTTTGGATTCGCCAACGATGCTGGTGCCTGGGTAAAAATTCCACAAACTGGCCGCGTCCTGATCGGCGATGATGTTGAAATCGGTGCGAATACGACCATAGACCGTGGCGCATTAGCCGATACCGTCATCGAAGAAGGGGTTAAGCTGGACAATCAGATTCAGATTGCCCATAACTGCCACATCGGTGCCCACACCGCGATTGCTGCATGTGTCGGAATCGCAGGCAGTGCGACGATCGGTAAATACTGTTCCATCGGTGGTGCCGCTATGATTCATGGACATATAACGATCGTCGATCATGTGCACGTATCGGCTGGCACGCTGGCGTTGCGCTCCATTCTTGAGCCAGGTCAGTACACAGGTTTCTATCCCATTGCAAAACATCGCGACTGGGAAAAATCAGCGGCGCTAGTGCGTAATTTGAGCACTATGCGTGAGAAAATCCGGACT
- a CDS encoding OmpH family outer membrane protein yields MKSLTKSFASLKSVAILALCLAAVAPVHAQEGSKIAFVSNERIFREAAPAKAADAKIQAEFSKRDKDLQDLAARLKGMADKLDKDSAVIPESERLKRQRELADLDKDFQRKQREFREDLNQRRNEELAVVLERTNKVIKQIADAENYDIVFQDAVYANKRIDITDKVLKALNK; encoded by the coding sequence TTGAAGTCTCTAACTAAATCATTCGCCTCGCTAAAGTCGGTTGCGATTCTGGCCCTTTGCTTGGCCGCAGTCGCACCTGTGCATGCGCAGGAAGGCTCAAAAATCGCTTTTGTGAGCAATGAGCGTATTTTCCGCGAGGCGGCCCCTGCTAAAGCAGCGGATGCCAAAATTCAGGCGGAATTTTCTAAGCGCGATAAGGATTTGCAGGATTTGGCAGCACGTCTTAAGGGTATGGCTGATAAATTGGATAAAGACTCTGCAGTTATTCCAGAGTCAGAGCGTCTGAAGCGTCAACGTGAGTTAGCCGATCTGGACAAAGATTTCCAGCGTAAACAACGCGAGTTCAGAGAAGATCTGAACCAGCGTCGTAACGAAGAGTTGGCAGTTGTCTTAGAGCGTACCAATAAAGTTATCAAGCAAATTGCCGATGCCGAGAATTATGACATCGTCTTTCAGGATGCCGTCTACGCTAACAAGCGTATCGATATCACTGATAAAGTGCTGAAAGCACTCAACAAGTAA